The Thermovenabulum gondwanense sequence GAATAAAATAATTTTTTTCTAAAAATGATGTTTTAATCACAAGTGAACAATATTTAAAAGTTTTGTTTAAATCAATTCTTAAAAAATAAAAGATAAAATCATAAAAAAGGGAGGAAAAAATAATGAACATTAAAATCCTTGGCATGGGCTGTGCAAAATGCAAGGCATTAGAAGAAAACACAAGGGCAGCTTTGCAGGAGCTCGGCATTGAAGCACAAATAGAAAAGGTTCAGGATATCAATAAAATTACCGAGTATGTAATGGTTACACCTGCCCTCGTAATTAACGAAGAAGTAAAGGTATCGGGTAAGGTGGCTACAAAAGAGGAAGTAAAAAAATTTATCCAGGAATATTTAAAATAATAATTTATAAAACTTAATTTGTCTATAAGGGTGCGATATAGCACCTTTTATTTTTTATATCGCCATTATTATCCTTTTCCCCCGGAATTCAAATACATCACCAGTAAATCATATTTCCAGTAAAACATATTTTATGAAATTTATTGTAATTTGAATTATTATATATTATAATATATTAATGTAAGTGATTTCTTGAACATACTTTTAAGGGTGCAACCCCAGGAGGGGTTCGCATAAAAATAAATTAACGTAAAGGGGGTATTGTATGTACAGGGCTAAATTCTTAGTATTTTCACTAATCATCGCTTTAATCTTCTCGGTTGTGGCACCGGTACAGGGGGTAAAATTCTTTAAGGTAGATGCAGTATCCGCAGCTACCGGTTCGGGAAATACCACCGAACAAAACCAGACCCCGGCTCAGCCGGCCCAACCCAAAACGCAAACTCAAACCACTACTACTGAAAAACCTGCTGAAACCAAGGTTACAACTACTTCAGCAACTACTACAGCAGTCACAGTAAAGGAAATTAAGCGTCTTCTTGCATTACATTCCTACGGCGAAGATGTAAAACTCCTGCAGACAATGCTGAATAAACTCGGCTACAAATTGAAGGTAGACGGCATCTTTGGTCCAAAAACCCTTGCAGCGGTACAGGATTTTCAGAAGAAAAATAATCTAAAAGTAGATGGAATAGTAGGTCCTAAGACCCTCGCAAAACTAGTACCTGCTGCAGGCCTTGTAGTTGCTGCTAAACCTGAACAGCAAAAACCTGCTGAAAAACCAGTAGTTAAAGAAGAAACCGTTGCAGTTAAAATCGGAAAAGTTGATTATGCCGCTCACGGCACAAAATGTTTCACAGTAGCAATCGCAGCGGTAGCAGGGGATAAGATTGTTGCAGCCTACATAGACGATTATCAGTTTATGCCAGCTAATGTTGCAAAAGGCGTTCCCAACTCCGGTGCAGATTTTGGCAAGAACTATCCGCAGGGCTACGTCCTTGGCTCCAAGCTCACCAACGCCGACTACTACAGCAACAACATGAAGACAAAAGGCGGAGCCACCAGGACAGTCAACGAGAACTTCTCAGGAATAATCAATTACGTAAAAGGCAAGACCATAGCAGAACTTGAAGCCCAGCTTGCTGAAAAGAACAAGGAAGAAATGAAGGAAGCCGTTGATGCGGTAACCGGCGCAACCCTCGAAGATACCCACGGCTATATTACCGCTATCGTTGAAGCCGCAAAGGTTGCAAAAGCCGCCAGCGACGAAAAAGCAATAAAAGTTAACGTAAAGGACCTTCCCAACCTCAAGATAGGTAAGGTGGATTATGCAGCCCACGGTACAAAATGCTTTACATTAGCTTCTGCGGTGGTACTTGGCGACAAGATAGTTGCCGCTGTCTTTGACGATTATCAGTTCATGCCCGCTGCTTCGGCAAAAGGCGTTCCCAATTCCGATCAGGAATTTGGCAAAAACTATCCGCAGGGCTACGTCCTCGCCTCCAAGCTCACCAACGCTGATTACTACAGCAATAACATGAAGACAAAAGGCGGAGCCACCAGAACTGTTGTCGAAAACTTCACCAGCATTGTAGATTATGTAAAAGGTAAATCAATAGTAGAACTTTCTTCTCAATTATCAGGAAGCACAAAAGAAGAAGTAAAAGAACATGTGGATGCGATAACCGGCGCTACCCTTGAAGACACCTACGGCTACATCGCCGCTATAGTTGAAGCCGCTAAAGTAGCAAAATAAATTAAGTATAAAAAAGGAAGCAGGTAAAAACCTGCTTCCTTTTTTTTGACTTTTATTTTTTCAAATACCCTATTATTGCCCTCATATATGCTGGCAAATCCTTGGGAGTTCTTGATGTAATAATATTTTTATCAACAACAACCTCTTTATCTTCATAAATTGCTCCTGCATTTACCACATCATCTATAATGGCGTTAACACAGGTCATTTTATGCCCTTTTACTACCTTAGCAGAAATGAAAACCCACGGCCCATGGCAAATCGTAGCCAAAAGTTTCCCCTCATCGTAAAATTCTTTAACCATGTCTAACACTTTTTTATATCTTCTAAGTTTATCAGGAGCCCATCCTCCCGGCACTAAGAGAGCATCGTAATCCTTTACCAATATGCCTTCTACTTCCTGATTTACTTCTACACTTAACCCGTATTTACCTCTATAAGTTTTTGAACTTCCAGTACCTACAATTGTTACTTCACATCCTTCTTCTCTTAGACGTATTACCGGGTACCACAACTCTAAATCTTCAAATCCCTCCTCAGCCAGCATTATTATTTTTTTTCCTTTTAATTCCATAAAATACCTCCCTTTAATGAGTAAAATTCTATTTTTATTTATTACTATCCTATTTTTTTTGTCCCAGCTTATTTTCCTTTCCTTCCAGTAGCCTTTTAATGTTGCTTTTGTGCCGGTATACGGCAATTGCTGCCATTATGAGCGCGTAAAAAATGTATAAACTTTTATACCCAAAAATGCCAAGGAAAATTGGAAAAAGGGTTATTCCTGTTATAGACCCTAAGGATACGTAGCGGGTTAAAAATATTACCGCTCCTCCCGCCAGGGTGGACAAAAGTGCCGCAAGGGGCGATATGGCAAATCCTACCCCCATACTGGTAGCAATACCCTTACCCCCGTTAAAACCTAAAAATAAAGAATAATCATGCCCTATAATTGCAAAAAGCCCGCAAAACACTCCAAATATTGGCCCTCCAAATAACCTGCCTATCATTACCGCCAGGAAACCCTTTGAAAAATCCGCAATATAAACTAAAGCTGCCGCCCTTGTTCCTACCGTCCTTAAAACATTGGTGGTTCCGGGGTTACCGCTTCCGTATTTTCTTATATCAATACCGTAATACTTTTTACATATGATATACGCAAAGGAAATGGAACCAAATAAATAACTTAGAAGAGCAAATACGATGTATTTTAGCATCAAAACACCCCTTTTTTCTTTTATTTTATCATTTAAATAAAATTTTGAAAATAAAACAATATAAAATAAAAAAACCGCCTTTTAAGCGGTTTTAAAATCGTCTTTTCGGTTTTCATTGATATAACAATAATAATATACGAACGGAACCATTATGGCGCCACCGATTAAATTGCCGAAAGTAACGGGCAAAAGATTCTTTGAAAAAATTTCCCACCAGCTAACGGAAAAGCCTAAAAATTTAGCAAGGGGAATAAAATACATATTTGCTATACTGTGTTCATACCCGGATAGTACAAATAGCATTATAGGAAAAAAGCTGGAAAATATTTTTGAAACCACATCTCTTGCAGCCGTTGACATCCATACAGCAACAACCACCAGAAAATTACAAAGCGTTCCTCTTAAAATTGCCTGGGAATAGCTCAGGGACATTTTACCTGAAGCAATTCCGATTGCAGTCTCTATCATTTTTGAATTTAATATTCCGCTCTTTACAATTATTACAGCTAATAAAACCGAGCCAATAAAATTTGCAAAATACACCACAAACCAGTTTCTAAATAAATCTTTAAAATTAATTTTTTTATCCAAAAGTCCTATCACCATTAGGTTATTTCCGGTAAAAAGCTCAGCTCCGCATAAAACCACCATCATCAGCCCCACCGGGAATACTACAGCCCCCATAAATCTCATGAGCCCCGTATCAATATTTTTTAGCGTCTGCATCACCGTAATACTCCCCTGAGCCCCGAGGCCTATGTAAATACCGGCAAAAATCCCTAATAAAATCATATTTACAACGGACATTCTGCTTTTTTTCCTGCTGACTTCTATCAAAACTTTAGCTGTTTCTTCAGGTGTTAAAAAATTTTTTTCCATGGGACACCTCCTTTTTGTGAAAATGATAACATTTGCTATTTTAATTATATATTATTGTTAAAATATTATCAATGTGTATTAAATATTTGTATTAAATTTAATCCCGTTCAAATATAAAAGTAAAACCTTGCCGCTTTCGGCAAGGTATATTTTCAAATCATTTTTTTTGCAAAAATAAGGTAACCCGTGTGCCCAATCATCATATCTTCAGGGCGAAGTCTCTCCGGATTTATTTTAAACCTGCGGGTCATTATTTCTACAGCTTCATCAATGTAAAAATTGTTGTCAATTAAACTTTTCATGGTTTCACTAACCTGATTTACGGTAGGTACAATAATACCCAGGTTCCCCGAGGGTTTTAATGCTTCCCTTACTCTTTCCATAACCTCCCATGGTTCTCTCACATCCAAGAAAAAGGCATCCAGATCCCTTTCTTCTATTCCCTCATTAATGGACCTGTTGTAGAAAACCACATTGTCGAAAACTTTTCCTTCATTATAATTCTTCATGGCCAGATTATAGAATTCTTCCCTCTGTTCGTAGGTGTATACCTTTCCCTCAGGACCTACCGCTTTCGATAGGCATACAGTAAATGCACCCGAACCGGTGCCGGCTTCCCCAACCTTTTTCCCCGGACCGATGTCCAATTTCATCATTATATAATATCCTTCCTTAGGGTAAACAATCTGGGTTTGCCTCTTGAGCTTATACATCACATATTCAAAAATGCCGCATTCAAAGACGTAGAATTTCCTGCCATTAAATTCAAAGGAGCTGCCAGGAGTCAAATTCCTTAAAAATTCCGGGTCTAAATGACCGTTTGGCATACCAATTTTTTTGTCCTTGGAAATATCCGCGACCTTTTTAAATCCATTATCATCAACTATTAGCCTGAGGTTGCTCAAACCTTCCGTCAATTCCTCTGCCTCCTTTTAAGTTTTTGCCGCTTATTCAAATACCCTATCAAACCTTCCAATTTTCCCGCCTCTCACCATATTCAGGGGCATGGAAAACATAATTCCCATGGTTTTATCCGAGAAGTTTCCCACCTCATCCTCTATAGCCTGAGCAATTTTTTGAAGGGTTTTTATGTCTTCTACCACGGATAAAATGGTCTTATTGGTGTAAAAACCCTCCTCCTTTAACCGCTTTATGCTGGCTATCATGGGTAGATCTTCTTCCTGTTTTTTCATGATTTCCCCTGCACCAATTGAATCTATTACCGTTGCCCCTTTTGAACCGTTTTTTTTCATCACATCCAAAACCTTCATTAATTTTTCCGGCTTATTTAATATTATCACAAAAAGATACATTCCTTACACCCCCCGTAAAAAATTCATTTGAGAGCCCCCGCTTCTTCTTTAAAAATGCTTTTTAAAAACAGTGGAGGAATTATGGTGGTAAAAAGTACCATCAGGACCGATGTGGCAAATACCCTGTGGGACACTATACCTTTTTTCAGACCCAAATCCACTATAATTAAAGCCACTTCCCCGCGGGGAACCATACCCATACCTACCGCCAAGGATTCCCTCCAGTTAAATTTAAATAGCTTTGAAATCAAACCGCACCCAATTATTTTTCCAAGAACCGCTACCAGAATAATAGCTAAGCTGAAGGCTATACCGGACAACATTGTTTTTACATCAGCTTTCAAGCCAATATTGGTGAAAAAAACCGGAGTAAAAAACAAAAAGGCCGGAGATTCTATCTGTTTTATAATTTTTTCTTTGTAAAGGGTGTTAGAAAGTAAAACTCCTGCTAAATACGCACCTGTAATTGCAGCTATTTCCACTTCCTCGGCAAAAAAGGACAATAAAAAACAAAAGACGAGAGCAGCCGTAGCGCTCCTTGTTCCACTCATTAAATTATAAAAGTTCCTTTGAAATTTTAATATTAAAAAACCCGTTATTGCCACTGCAAAGGCAAAGATTAATATCTTAACAATAACTTCCATCAGGTTACCTTTTCCCGTAATAAAGCTTGAAACCCCAGTTAATATTAAAATACCCAGAACGTCATCAATTACCGCTGCAGCCATAATTGTAATTCCTTCCCGGGAATTCAATTTATTCATTTCCCTGAGGGTTTGAACGGTTATACTTACCGAAGTAGCCGTAAGAATTGTACCAAGAAACAGGGCCTCTTTTAAACTCGCTTTCATAAAAAGTGCAACATACGTGCCCATCAGAAAGGGCAACACTACCCCTCCCAGCGCTATGGTGGTAGATGAAATACCGGAAGAAAGAAGCTCCTCAGTATCGGTTTCCAGTCCTGCAAGAAACATTAAAAGCAGAACACCGATCTGAGCAAGAAATTCCAATCCGTCCGAGGAATGTACTATATTTAAAATTGAGGGACCGATAATAATTCCAGCTATTATCTGCCCCAGTACATTGGACTGATTAAATCTTGAAGCTAAATACCCACCTATTCTTGCTGCTGCAAGTATTACTGCAAGCTCTAAAATTTCCAAAATTATTCCCCCTTACGCCATCATGCTTTCAGCTTTTTTAAAATCCTCCCAGGAATTGATATTGAAAAATGTCTTAAAATCCTTCTCCGAAACTTTATAAAACAGGGTATTTACGTAATTATAAATTTCTCTGACCTTCATG is a genomic window containing:
- a CDS encoding thioredoxin family protein — translated: MNIKILGMGCAKCKALEENTRAALQELGIEAQIEKVQDINKITEYVMVTPALVINEEVKVSGKVATKEEVKKFIQEYLK
- a CDS encoding peptidoglycan-binding domain-containing protein — its product is MAPVQGVKFFKVDAVSAATGSGNTTEQNQTPAQPAQPKTQTQTTTTEKPAETKVTTTSATTTAVTVKEIKRLLALHSYGEDVKLLQTMLNKLGYKLKVDGIFGPKTLAAVQDFQKKNNLKVDGIVGPKTLAKLVPAAGLVVAAKPEQQKPAEKPVVKEETVAVKIGKVDYAAHGTKCFTVAIAAVAGDKIVAAYIDDYQFMPANVAKGVPNSGADFGKNYPQGYVLGSKLTNADYYSNNMKTKGGATRTVNENFSGIINYVKGKTIAELEAQLAEKNKEEMKEAVDAVTGATLEDTHGYITAIVEAAKVAKAASDEKAIKVNVKDLPNLKIGKVDYAAHGTKCFTLASAVVLGDKIVAAVFDDYQFMPAASAKGVPNSDQEFGKNYPQGYVLASKLTNADYYSNNMKTKGGATRTVVENFTSIVDYVKGKSIVELSSQLSGSTKEEVKEHVDAITGATLEDTYGYIAAIVEAAKVAK
- a CDS encoding type 1 glutamine amidotransferase domain-containing protein; translated protein: MELKGKKIIMLAEEGFEDLELWYPVIRLREEGCEVTIVGTGSSKTYRGKYGLSVEVNQEVEGILVKDYDALLVPGGWAPDKLRRYKKVLDMVKEFYDEGKLLATICHGPWVFISAKVVKGHKMTCVNAIIDDVVNAGAIYEDKEVVVDKNIITSRTPKDLPAYMRAIIGYLKK
- the plsY gene encoding glycerol-3-phosphate 1-O-acyltransferase PlsY; the protein is MLKYIVFALLSYLFGSISFAYIICKKYYGIDIRKYGSGNPGTTNVLRTVGTRAAALVYIADFSKGFLAVMIGRLFGGPIFGVFCGLFAIIGHDYSLFLGFNGGKGIATSMGVGFAISPLAALLSTLAGGAVIFLTRYVSLGSITGITLFPIFLGIFGYKSLYIFYALIMAAIAVYRHKSNIKRLLEGKENKLGQKK
- a CDS encoding formate/nitrite transporter family protein; the protein is MEKNFLTPEETAKVLIEVSRKKSRMSVVNMILLGIFAGIYIGLGAQGSITVMQTLKNIDTGLMRFMGAVVFPVGLMMVVLCGAELFTGNNLMVIGLLDKKINFKDLFRNWFVVYFANFIGSVLLAVIIVKSGILNSKMIETAIGIASGKMSLSYSQAILRGTLCNFLVVVAVWMSTAARDVVSKIFSSFFPIMLFVLSGYEHSIANMYFIPLAKFLGFSVSWWEIFSKNLLPVTFGNLIGGAIMVPFVYYYCYINENRKDDFKTA
- a CDS encoding tRNA (adenine-N1)-methyltransferase; translated protein: MTEGLSNLRLIVDDNGFKKVADISKDKKIGMPNGHLDPEFLRNLTPGSSFEFNGRKFYVFECGIFEYVMYKLKRQTQIVYPKEGYYIMMKLDIGPGKKVGEAGTGSGAFTVCLSKAVGPEGKVYTYEQREEFYNLAMKNYNEGKVFDNVVFYNRSINEGIEERDLDAFFLDVREPWEVMERVREALKPSGNLGIIVPTVNQVSETMKSLIDNNFYIDEAVEIMTRRFKINPERLRPEDMMIGHTGYLIFAKKMI
- a CDS encoding P-II family nitrogen regulator, with translation MYLFVIILNKPEKLMKVLDVMKKNGSKGATVIDSIGAGEIMKKQEEDLPMIASIKRLKEEGFYTNKTILSVVEDIKTLQKIAQAIEDEVGNFSDKTMGIMFSMPLNMVRGGKIGRFDRVFE
- a CDS encoding cation:proton antiporter; translated protein: MEILELAVILAAARIGGYLASRFNQSNVLGQIIAGIIIGPSILNIVHSSDGLEFLAQIGVLLLMFLAGLETDTEELLSSGISSTTIALGGVVLPFLMGTYVALFMKASLKEALFLGTILTATSVSITVQTLREMNKLNSREGITIMAAAVIDDVLGILILTGVSSFITGKGNLMEVIVKILIFAFAVAITGFLILKFQRNFYNLMSGTRSATAALVFCFLLSFFAEEVEIAAITGAYLAGVLLSNTLYKEKIIKQIESPAFLFFTPVFFTNIGLKADVKTMLSGIAFSLAIILVAVLGKIIGCGLISKLFKFNWRESLAVGMGMVPRGEVALIIVDLGLKKGIVSHRVFATSVLMVLFTTIIPPLFLKSIFKEEAGALK